Proteins encoded by one window of Deinococcus radiodurans R1 = ATCC 13939 = DSM 20539:
- the rpsK gene encoding 30S ribosomal protein S11, which produces MAKPTKGKAPRRSRRNISAGRAYVHASYNNTIVTITDLDGNSVAWSSGGTIGYKGSKKGTPYAAQLAAADAVKKAQTSFGMAAVDVIVRGSGSGREQAIRAIQASGIEVRSIMDDSPVPHNGCRPKKKFRA; this is translated from the coding sequence ATGGCGAAACCCACCAAAGGCAAGGCTCCGCGCCGCTCCCGGCGCAACATCAGCGCTGGTCGCGCCTACGTGCACGCCAGCTACAACAACACTATCGTCACCATCACCGACCTCGACGGCAACTCGGTGGCGTGGTCTTCGGGCGGCACCATCGGCTACAAGGGCAGCAAGAAGGGCACCCCCTACGCTGCTCAGCTCGCCGCCGCCGACGCCGTGAAGAAGGCCCAGACCTCCTTCGGCATGGCCGCCGTGGACGTGATCGTGCGTGGGAGCGGCTCGGGCCGTGAACAGGCGATCCGCGCCATCCAGGCTTCGGGCATCGAAGTCCGCAGCATCATGGACGACAGCCCCGTGCCTCACAACGGCTGCCGCCCCAAGAAGAAGTTCCGCGCCTAA
- the rpsD gene encoding 30S ribosomal protein S4, whose protein sequence is MGRFRGSITKQSRREGINLAETEKVQKYLDRRPYGPGQHGQRRKGRPSDYSVRLREKQKLARLYGMNEKQFRNLFEEASNVPGVTGTVFLQLLERRLDNVVFRMGFASTRRQARQFVGHGHILVNGKKVDIASYRVKIGDEISVAEGSRSMGFIQENMDAQKRRRVSPWIEMDQDNFKGTFSRLPAREDLALPINENFIIEYYSR, encoded by the coding sequence ATGGGTCGTTTCCGTGGTTCCATCACCAAGCAAAGCCGCCGCGAAGGGATTAACCTCGCGGAGACTGAAAAGGTTCAGAAGTACCTGGACCGCCGCCCCTACGGCCCCGGCCAGCACGGTCAGCGCCGCAAGGGCCGCCCCAGCGACTACAGCGTGCGTCTGCGCGAAAAGCAGAAGCTCGCCCGTCTGTACGGCATGAACGAAAAGCAGTTCCGTAACCTCTTCGAGGAAGCGTCGAACGTGCCCGGCGTGACCGGCACCGTGTTCCTGCAACTGCTGGAGCGCCGCCTGGACAACGTCGTGTTCCGCATGGGCTTTGCCAGCACCCGCCGCCAGGCCCGTCAGTTCGTGGGCCACGGCCACATCCTGGTCAACGGCAAGAAAGTGGACATCGCCAGCTACCGCGTGAAAATCGGCGACGAGATCAGCGTGGCTGAAGGCAGCCGCAGCATGGGCTTCATCCAGGAAAACATGGACGCCCAAAAGCGCCGCCGCGTGAGCCCCTGGATCGAAATGGATCAGGACAACTTCAAGGGCACCTTCTCGCGCCTCCCCGCACGTGAAGACCTCGCCCTGCCGATCAACGAAAACTTCATCATCGAGTACTACTCGCGCTAA